Proteins from a genomic interval of Nitrospina gracilis Nb-211:
- the fliG gene encoding flagellar motor switch protein FliG, with product MGTMNPKTNQKLTGPEKAAIFLMAMGEEQAAKILAQMDEREIQSIGNYISAVSDVETSTVDQITREFFTNITSGIGGGLGVSGLDFLKNTLLRALPADKATEILNNVTLPGEDLGGGLDTIRMLEPKVIAQFLSNEHPQTAAIVMAHMDPPLASATLKEMKEEFRTEIIYRLATLERVSPQVIRDLDEALQSEFRTSGAISGSKMGGLDTAVTVISELDRATETSLLSNLDEIDPDLANEIRNLRFTYEDILKLDDNGLQMVLKEVQSEDLLMSLKTASDEVKDKIYSNMSDRAANMLREDLDALGPTKVSEVERAQQKVVQVIKRLEEDGKLAIGGGAEELV from the coding sequence ATGGGCACGATGAATCCCAAAACCAACCAGAAACTGACCGGTCCCGAAAAGGCCGCCATCTTTCTCATGGCGATGGGGGAAGAACAGGCCGCCAAGATACTCGCGCAGATGGACGAGCGCGAAATCCAAAGCATCGGCAACTACATCTCCGCTGTGAGTGATGTCGAAACTTCCACGGTCGATCAGATCACGCGTGAGTTTTTCACCAACATCACCTCCGGCATCGGCGGTGGTTTGGGCGTATCCGGCCTGGACTTTCTGAAGAACACGCTGTTGCGCGCCCTGCCCGCGGACAAGGCCACGGAAATTCTGAACAACGTCACCCTGCCCGGCGAAGACCTGGGCGGCGGCCTGGACACCATCCGCATGCTGGAGCCGAAGGTCATCGCGCAGTTTTTGTCCAACGAACATCCGCAGACCGCGGCGATCGTCATGGCGCACATGGACCCGCCGCTGGCCAGCGCCACGTTGAAGGAAATGAAAGAGGAGTTCCGCACCGAGATCATTTACCGGCTGGCCACGCTGGAACGCGTGTCGCCGCAGGTCATCCGCGATCTCGATGAAGCGTTGCAGTCGGAGTTCCGCACCTCCGGTGCGATTTCCGGAAGCAAGATGGGCGGACTCGACACCGCTGTCACCGTGATCAGCGAACTCGACCGCGCGACGGAAACCTCCCTGCTGTCAAACCTGGACGAAATCGATCCCGACCTGGCGAACGAAATCCGCAACCTGCGCTTCACGTACGAAGACATTCTCAAACTGGACGACAACGGTCTGCAGATGGTGCTCAAGGAAGTGCAGTCTGAAGATCTCTTGATGTCGCTCAAAACCGCGAGCGACGAGGTCAAAGACAAGATTTATTCCAACATGTCCGACCGCGCCGCAAACATGCTGAGGGAAGACCTCGACGCACTGGGCCCGACGAAGGTCAGCGAAGTGGAACGCGCCCAGCAGAAAGTGGTGCAGGTGATCAAGCGGTTGGAAGAAGACGGCAAACTGGCCATCGGTGGAGGCGCGGAAGAACTTGTCTGA
- a CDS encoding FliI/YscN family ATPase, with amino-acid sequence MPDTIDLKKYDSFIDNVSMVRKQGRVIRITGLIVEGNGPAVSLGALCTIHSRLNKKSVDAEVVGFRDSKILLMTLGDMAGIEPGSLIIAKEESPAFNVSEHLLGRVIDGNGHPIDGLGPIPLGKEYPVQGTPVNPLDRTRIAEALDVGIGAINGLLTIGKGQRVGIMAGTGVGKSILLGMIARNTTADVNVIGLIGERGREVKEFIEENLGPEGMKRSVVVAVASDQPPLVRIRGAYLATTIAEFFRDEGQDVLLMMDSLTRFALAQREIGLSVGEPPTTRGFTPSVFSLLPRLLERAGTSAAAGSITALYTVLVEGDDLNEPVSDAVRAILDGHIVLSRRLSSHNHYPAIDILESISRMMIEVVTAEHYQLSMQFKDILATYREAEELINIGAYAQGSNPKIDRAIQKIDAFNQYLRQGMDESRPFVDSVAQLQQVLQEESAGGDA; translated from the coding sequence ATGCCCGACACTATCGACCTCAAAAAATACGACAGCTTCATCGACAACGTGTCGATGGTCCGCAAGCAGGGCCGCGTCATCCGCATCACCGGACTGATCGTGGAAGGCAATGGACCCGCCGTGTCCCTCGGCGCCTTGTGCACCATTCATTCCCGTCTGAACAAAAAATCCGTGGACGCGGAGGTGGTGGGATTCCGCGACAGCAAAATTTTACTGATGACGCTGGGCGACATGGCAGGCATCGAGCCCGGCAGTCTCATCATCGCCAAGGAAGAATCGCCTGCGTTCAATGTTTCCGAACATCTGTTGGGCCGCGTGATCGACGGCAACGGCCATCCCATCGACGGCCTTGGACCGATTCCGCTGGGCAAGGAATACCCGGTGCAGGGCACCCCGGTGAACCCGCTGGACCGCACCCGCATTGCGGAAGCGCTGGATGTCGGCATCGGTGCCATCAACGGCCTGCTCACCATCGGCAAGGGTCAGCGCGTGGGCATCATGGCCGGAACGGGTGTTGGCAAATCGATCCTGCTGGGCATGATCGCACGCAACACCACGGCCGACGTCAACGTCATCGGCCTCATCGGCGAGCGCGGCCGGGAGGTTAAGGAATTCATCGAAGAAAACCTCGGCCCGGAAGGCATGAAGCGCTCGGTGGTGGTCGCCGTCGCCTCCGATCAGCCGCCGCTGGTACGCATTCGCGGCGCGTACCTGGCCACCACCATCGCGGAATTCTTTCGCGACGAAGGACAGGACGTGCTGTTGATGATGGACTCATTGACCCGTTTTGCGCTGGCGCAGCGGGAAATCGGCCTGTCCGTCGGCGAACCGCCAACCACGCGCGGATTCACGCCGTCGGTGTTCTCGCTTCTGCCGCGCCTTCTGGAACGCGCCGGCACTTCCGCCGCCGCAGGGTCCATCACCGCACTCTATACCGTGCTGGTGGAAGGTGACGACCTGAACGAACCGGTCTCCGATGCGGTGCGTGCGATCCTCGACGGACACATCGTGCTGTCGCGGCGCCTGTCGTCGCACAACCATTACCCAGCCATCGACATCCTGGAAAGCATCAGCCGCATGATGATTGAGGTGGTGACGGCGGAGCATTACCAGTTGTCGATGCAGTTCAAGGACATCCTCGCCACCTACCGGGAAGCGGAGGAGTTGATCAACATCGGCGCCTACGCACAGGGCAGCAATCCGAAAATCGACCGCGCCATCCAAAAAATCGACGCGTTCAATCAATATCTGCGCCAGGGCATGGATGAGTCGCGCCCGTTCGTGGACAGCGTGGCACAATTGCAACAGGTCTTGCAGGAAGAATCGGCGGGAGGTGACGCATGA
- the fliF gene encoding flagellar basal-body MS-ring/collar protein FliF: protein MEAFLEFLTNLGRRFNELPPVQKVAALGLLAGMGAAVIAMLFWAQAPDYQLLYANLAEKDAAAVVEELKTQNIPYELSNNGRNIRIPSNRVHEVRLDLASQGLPTGAEVGLELFEDTPLGMTEFVQKLNFQRALQGELVRTISSLSAVEHARVHLVLPKADVFSKEKPRGKASVMVKLKSGQSLSETQVQGIVHLVSASVEGLQVGDVVVVDLEGNMLSGGKEVSEAALLTASNYKHKRHVEKELESSIVSMLEDALGPGKVIAKVAAEINFDKVERTEEIFDPDSQVIRSEQNTTEQVIGAAPPGGLAGVQSLTPGTGNQQATGTGSKRNNEKSTLNYEINKVVKHVQETTGEIQKLSVSVMVDGKMEGDPPTYQSRSQEEMAKLLQLVRTAVGYDEARGDQIQLENVQFDKSTRFLQSEEVQSAQKFELALKIAEYVIGAILLVLLIMRVLLPMVRWITTSVEVTEEIDEGPTPEEIQKQEEERRMAQVAQENIEMRKSVEELVGRDPRYAASVIRKWMRERSAGA from the coding sequence ATGGAAGCGTTTCTCGAATTCTTAACCAATCTCGGACGGCGGTTCAACGAACTGCCACCGGTGCAAAAAGTCGCGGCGCTGGGTCTGCTGGCCGGCATGGGCGCGGCGGTGATCGCCATGCTGTTCTGGGCGCAGGCGCCGGATTACCAACTGCTGTACGCGAACCTGGCGGAGAAAGACGCGGCGGCGGTGGTGGAGGAACTCAAAACGCAGAACATCCCGTACGAGTTGTCGAACAACGGGCGCAACATCCGCATCCCTTCCAACCGCGTGCATGAGGTGCGGCTCGACCTGGCAAGCCAGGGCCTGCCGACGGGCGCGGAGGTGGGACTCGAACTGTTCGAAGACACGCCGCTCGGCATGACGGAGTTCGTGCAGAAGCTCAACTTCCAGCGCGCGCTTCAAGGCGAGCTGGTGCGCACCATCAGTTCCCTCTCCGCGGTGGAACACGCCCGCGTGCACCTGGTCCTGCCGAAGGCGGATGTCTTCTCCAAGGAAAAACCGCGCGGCAAGGCGTCGGTGATGGTGAAATTGAAATCCGGGCAGAGCCTGTCTGAAACGCAGGTGCAGGGCATCGTGCATCTCGTCTCCGCCAGCGTCGAGGGCTTGCAGGTGGGCGACGTGGTGGTGGTCGATCTGGAGGGCAACATGCTGTCCGGCGGCAAGGAAGTATCCGAGGCGGCCCTGCTGACCGCATCCAATTACAAGCACAAGCGGCACGTCGAGAAGGAACTGGAGTCGAGCATCGTCAGCATGCTGGAAGACGCGTTGGGACCGGGCAAGGTCATCGCCAAAGTCGCGGCGGAGATCAACTTCGACAAGGTCGAGCGCACGGAAGAGATTTTCGATCCCGATTCGCAGGTGATCCGCAGTGAGCAGAACACCACCGAGCAGGTGATCGGCGCCGCGCCGCCGGGCGGTCTCGCCGGTGTGCAGTCCTTGACGCCGGGCACCGGCAACCAGCAGGCCACGGGCACGGGCTCGAAGCGCAACAACGAGAAATCGACGCTCAATTACGAGATCAACAAGGTGGTCAAGCACGTGCAGGAGACCACGGGCGAAATCCAGAAGCTGTCGGTCAGCGTGATGGTGGACGGCAAGATGGAAGGCGACCCGCCAACGTACCAGTCCCGTTCGCAGGAGGAGATGGCCAAATTACTGCAACTGGTGCGCACCGCGGTTGGGTATGACGAAGCGCGGGGCGACCAGATCCAGTTGGAAAACGTGCAGTTCGACAAATCCACCCGGTTCCTGCAGAGTGAAGAAGTCCAGTCGGCCCAGAAGTTCGAGCTGGCTCTCAAAATCGCGGAATACGTGATCGGTGCTATACTGTTGGTACTGCTTATCATGCGGGTCCTGCTGCCGATGGTGCGGTGGATCACCACCAGCGTGGAAGTGACGGAAGAAATCGATGAAGGCCCCACTCCCGAAGAAATCCAGAAGCAGGAAGAGGAACGGCGCATGGCGCAGGTGGCGCAGGAAAACATCGAAATGCGCAAATCGGTGGAAGAGCTGGTCGGGCGTGACCCCCGTTACGCCGCGTCCGTGATCCGCAAATGGATGAGAGAACGAAGCGCTGGAGCATAG
- the fliJ gene encoding flagellar export protein FliJ: MSFRLEGLLRVRKNRENMVQRAFAEINAQLVAHRETLHRLNEQRRHQKEALNRKFSENLDASTLNLYDHFFEGDRLREQVHRKTIDEVSEKMETKRQELAETMKKRRTLEVLKEQHILREKKEAQKRETAFLDDVAASQWHRREP, translated from the coding sequence ATGAGCTTCCGACTGGAAGGACTCCTGCGGGTCCGCAAAAACCGGGAGAACATGGTTCAGCGCGCGTTCGCCGAGATCAACGCGCAACTGGTGGCGCACCGGGAAACCCTGCACCGTCTCAACGAGCAGCGGCGTCATCAGAAGGAAGCCCTGAACCGGAAGTTCTCCGAAAACCTGGACGCCTCCACGCTGAACCTGTACGACCATTTTTTTGAAGGCGACCGCCTGCGCGAACAGGTTCATCGCAAAACCATCGACGAGGTTTCCGAGAAAATGGAAACCAAGCGGCAGGAACTGGCCGAGACCATGAAGAAACGCCGCACCCTGGAGGTCCTCAAGGAACAGCATATCCTGCGCGAAAAGAAGGAAGCGCAAAAACGCGAAACGGCGTTTCTAGATGATGTCGCCGCATCGCAATGGCACCGGAGGGAACCATGA
- a CDS encoding FliH/SctL family protein produces MSDSFKPFRSKEDVEGSGKDSDASVSTGGAPFQFQDFGVRRDLPRGFKFDLEKSRNFDEHNIEKARQGVQEVFADAIERIKTKAEEVKAQAREEGHKAGYEEGYKAGEEAARKEFTPFLQTLTEGVEELAKFRSAMYAKLEREMVNMVVGLTKKVIETDLASREDSVRDIIRLAVGSILDRETLVIKVNPRDREHAEHYSPELHRLFPDIRNVRIEGHASVPRGGCRVESNFGSVEADIDRLKAEIDKLMHRAPPNPEELLGYPEPSIQPEEPVQDKPETGDPNQVQPSAGGEEEGPQREDASDSDANTEDEDKAGPTDGS; encoded by the coding sequence TTGTCTGATTCATTCAAACCATTCCGGTCAAAGGAAGACGTCGAAGGTTCCGGCAAGGATTCCGACGCATCGGTTTCCACCGGAGGCGCTCCGTTTCAGTTTCAGGACTTCGGCGTACGCCGCGACCTGCCGCGTGGGTTCAAGTTCGACCTGGAAAAATCCCGCAACTTCGACGAACACAATATCGAGAAAGCCCGGCAGGGCGTGCAGGAAGTGTTCGCCGACGCCATCGAACGGATCAAAACCAAGGCGGAGGAAGTCAAGGCCCAGGCAAGGGAAGAAGGCCACAAGGCCGGGTACGAGGAAGGATACAAGGCCGGAGAGGAAGCCGCCCGCAAGGAATTCACCCCGTTTCTGCAAACACTCACCGAAGGCGTGGAGGAGTTGGCGAAATTCCGCAGTGCCATGTACGCCAAGCTGGAACGCGAGATGGTGAACATGGTGGTTGGCCTCACCAAGAAAGTCATCGAAACCGATCTCGCCAGCCGCGAGGACAGCGTGCGCGACATCATCCGCCTCGCCGTCGGCTCCATCCTCGATCGCGAAACGCTGGTCATCAAAGTCAATCCGCGCGACCGTGAACACGCGGAGCATTACAGCCCGGAATTGCACCGCCTGTTTCCCGACATCCGCAACGTGCGGATCGAGGGGCATGCCTCCGTACCGCGCGGGGGCTGCCGGGTGGAGTCCAATTTCGGCAGTGTGGAGGCGGACATCGACCGCCTGAAAGCGGAGATCGACAAGCTCATGCACCGCGCTCCCCCCAACCCGGAAGAGTTGCTGGGTTATCCGGAACCGTCCATTCAACCGGAGGAACCGGTCCAGGACAAGCCTGAAACCGGAGACCCGAATCAAGTGCAACCGTCTGCAGGCGGCGAAGAAGAAGGACCGCAACGGGAAGACGCATCGGATTCCGATGCCAACACCGAAGACGAAGACAAGGCTGGTCCCACAGACGGGAGTTGA
- a CDS encoding MotE family protein: MNGARTRMRTFPALVAALFLVGAPLAVAQTGDSTQPESNANSGNTKGTLNLPSTDKSRLEMNMETFRMLEMIEKKNRELEKREEELALREKNLKDLEKKVRSDLQKIEEALARSEEQVGIKRDLIQKNVESLVKMYSSMKATEAATLLENMDQDIAVQILSKMKSRDAGAVLGKMNTQVAKNLTEKIAGKTKKP, translated from the coding sequence ATGAACGGCGCACGAACCCGGATGCGAACGTTTCCCGCCCTGGTGGCCGCACTCTTTCTCGTCGGGGCACCGCTCGCGGTAGCGCAGACGGGCGACTCCACCCAGCCTGAATCCAATGCCAACTCCGGCAATACCAAGGGCACGCTCAATCTGCCCAGCACGGACAAGTCCCGCCTTGAGATGAACATGGAAACCTTCCGCATGCTGGAGATGATCGAAAAGAAAAACCGCGAGTTGGAAAAACGCGAGGAAGAACTGGCACTGCGCGAGAAAAACCTGAAAGATCTGGAGAAAAAAGTGCGCTCGGACCTGCAGAAAATCGAGGAAGCGCTGGCGCGGAGTGAAGAGCAGGTCGGCATCAAGCGCGATCTCATCCAGAAAAACGTGGAGTCGCTGGTGAAAATGTATTCCAGCATGAAAGCCACGGAAGCCGCCACCCTGCTGGAAAACATGGATCAGGACATCGCCGTGCAGATTTTGTCCAAGATGAAAAGCCGGGATGCGGGTGCGGTGCTGGGCAAAATGAACACGCAGGTGGCGA